The Actinomycetes bacterium genome contains the following window.
AGCGTGAAATCGCGCAGCAGCGGCAGCGGGAAGCGCAGCAATCACAGACCCAGGCTGCGAACGGTCCCACTGCTACTGGCACCGAGATCGCCCTGCGAGAGAAAGCCGCCGAAGTGGCCGACTACTACCAGCAATCTTCCGAAGCGCGCGGTTCCTGGCGCGGCGGCAGCCGCGTGCAGGGACTGTCACAGGCAGCCGAGCAGGCCGGGCGCCGAGATGCACATCGAGTCGCGTTACCCGGCACCGCCGAAGTCGCCGGTGGTCATCGGGAACTGCCGGCGTGAGCGTCGACCCGCATCGGTCAGCGGTCTACGCGGCGGAGGATCACCTGCGTGGATTGCTCAGCCGTGGCGGCACCATCGATTTTCACGGCTCACTGCTGGATGTACCGATCGAGCGGCGCTTCGGTGATATCGCTGGAGTCCAGCGGTACTTGGCTGCCGTTCGAGAGCACCAGTGGGGGCACCCGGATGTGCCGGCGCCACAGGTGAAGGCTAGCCGCGCCACCACCCGAGCCACCTGGACCGAGCCGGACACCATCGCTATCCCGCAGCGACAGGACTGGGCGATGCGGGAAAGTGTGGCGCTGCATGAGTACGCCCATCACGTGCAATTTCACCGCACCGGAACTACTCGGCACGACCGCGAGTTTTGCCAACTCCTGCTGGATCTGATCGACAACGCCATGGGGCCGACGACTGCGCTGCTACTCCGCGCCGGGCTCACTGATGGCGGCGTCTTTGCGCAACCGCGGCGCTGATACTGCGCGGCAACTCAGCTACTCGCAGCCGATACCGTCACCGTCCCGATCCAGATGCGTACCGTAGCCGGGGTCGCCGCGGTATACCGGTGCGGCACCGGCAGCACGGGCCGCATCGCAGTTCACGAAGGCCCCGCCGCTATCCAGGTTGCCGCCAGACCCGGAACCGCCGGAGCCGCTATTGTTGTCGGCTGCCTTGCCGCAGATGTGGTCGGTGCGCTTGTCGAGTCGGTGATACTTGGCCTGCTTGCGGTGCCAGTCGTAGCCGTCAGTGCTGTCGTAGCGAGCGTTAGCCAGGCCCTTTTTGATCAACTTCGACCCGAGGTCAGCCCCATTGGGTTTGCGGACATACCGCAGCATCCGGTCATAGCGATCCATATTGTCGGTAGTGGCGGACTTCTTCAGCCGGAAGCCTCTGCTCACGAACCGATCGGTGAACGCCGTGGCGCGCTCGAAGCCACATTCGCCACGTTCTGGGGTGTCCACGCCAATCACTCGAATTGAGGCGCCGCTGGCGAGCCGCACGGTATCGCCGTCCACTGCCCAGCCGCGGCGCAACCCCGCGTCCGCGGAACCGGCCAACGGTACCGCCACAGCCACGGCAATAGCCGCGACCAATAGTCGTAGTCGAATTGTCCCCCGCATTACTTCCCCGTTTCAGTCAGTTACCACGCATGCAGCAACTTAGCCGCCTAGACATTGTCATACCCACGCCGGAAAGCATTTAGACCGTGAGGAGTCTCACAGCCGCCCACGGACCTGTTGAATCCGGCCCACCGGCCACACCTATACCGTCCTACTGGCCCCAGTGGCTGCTGACCGGCAACTAGGCACCCCGGTTGGGGGGCCGCAGTCGGATCGTTTTGGCAGGACTGACGCCAGCGTCGTTGGCAGCGCGCATCCGTAATATCACTGTCGCGTTATCTTTCCGGGCCCCGGTCAGGGACTTGCGTACTTTGTTGGCGCCAGCGAAGTTCAGCCGCACGTTATTGGCCGCCGGATCAATAGCGGTCCTGCGCCAGCTGGACCATCCCCCGCTTGTTTCGTTCCAGCTGACCCTTACCCCGAATAGCGAAACGCCAATGAATTTCGGGTGGTCTCGCGTCTACGTCGCCAAACAATGCCATCTTCAAGCGCAACTTCTTTGGCGTCAGCTGACTCTTGCTCGCTTTCCGCTGCAGCTTGGCCAGTTGCTGACGTCCGCTGCGACCCCATTCGGGTTGTGAATGCTCTTGCCACTCCCACCTGTTAACACCTGCGCAGGACCAGGCTTTGTGGCCGTGTCACTATCAGCCCAGCCGGCGTTGAACATGGCAACTGTGCTGTTGGAGTAACCCGGTACATACATTTCATTATTGGCACCCACTGCAATATTCCGGGCGGAATTGAACCCGGTCATCATCTTCAACGGAGCCTCATCACCACCACTCCACGCCGACGCAGTACCCGTTATCCCGGTAGCGAGCAGCGCAGCAACTCCGCCAGCCATCAAGATCTTGCTAGTTACTCCACGATTCCGAAACATCAGGACCTCCGTGGTTAGTGCCTGATTTCCCGCGGTGCCGGTGCCAACTGAGAGCAATCTTGCGCAAATCTTGAGGTTGGGAGCAGGCTGCGCTGAATCACCGCACATTTGGCCATCGCATGAAGCGATTCGACGTCCGCCCATGGTGGCTGTGGATCGCCTAGTTTGCGTGAGCTGGCTACGCCAGTAACTCCATCACCAGTCGCAACGTGGCCGGTTTTACTCCCATGCCGAGGTGACTCCCGCTGACTTCGATATTGGTCGCACCGGGAACAACACAGGCGCGCCAGTCCACTACCCCCTCCGACTTGGAGTAGATCGATACGAGATCGACTTCGGCGGGCATGGGGGCACGGCTGGCCACCATGTAGGGACAACTGCATTCCGGGGTGACACATTGCCGCTGGCGTAACTCCGGGTCAGTTTGGTGGGCCACCCGCAACACCGATACCAACGGTTGCGGTACTTCGTAGAAAGCGAACTCGTGATTGAGCGGCGCACCCAACGAAATCACCTGCTCGATGAGTTCCGGATGTCGCGCTCCCAGCCCTCGTCCGAGCAGTCCACCTCGGCTGTGTCCCACCACCAGCAGCCGTCTGCCCTCGTCGGCAGCTACTGCACGCCGGGCGACGTCGGCGATGCGATCTACCGCACGGTCTGAGCAGCGGATGTTGGACCAGATCTCGGATTCGACCACGTGGTAGCCGCCGGCCTGCAGCACGCGGCGCATCGGGAAGGTCGACGGGTCACCGAAACCGAAGCCAGGCAGCACCAGAACTGGTCGCTGCTCACCATTCGGCAGATCCGAGCTGAGCTTTGTTTCTCGACCGAGCAAAGTGGCTTCCCACTCGGCTAGCTCGACAGCGAATCGAGACTCCGAAGTGGCACGGGCGGCCCAACCAGGGAATCTGCGTAGCCAGCCAGGTAGCCCACGCGGAGCCCACATCTGATGCGGCAGGTGCTCGTTGAGCCAATCCATATGACGATCATGGCGCATCACAGCGGTTTGGCCAGTCAGGTTGGCAGTGCTAGTCGTGGCGGAGGAGGTGATGCCGTGTCGTTGTGCGTTGCCTTCAGTGGCGAGTACGGAACTTGATTCGAGCGACATTGCCAGTGCCCTCAAGATTGATCGCCCGCACCTTGACCCGATATCTCGTGCCTGGTTTCAGTCCGCGGTAGACCAACCGGTACTGACCGAGGCGACGTGTTTCCAGATCCGCCGCGGGCGCACCGGTCCAACGTTGCCAGCGCTTACCTTCCTTCATGCGAGCGTCATAGCCAATAATCTCCGAGGTCCCAGCGTCCTTCGGTGCGCGCCACTTGACGATGACGCGCTTGCGCTTGGCTCGGGCCTTGGACCGGGTAACCCGTCCGGGTAACTGGGCTATTGGTGGCGCAACTGGCTGTGGGGCAACCACCGGCTGCGGATCTACCGGCTGCGGTGTGGGCGTGGGCGTGGGTGTGGGCGTGGGTGTGGGTGTGGGTGCTGGTGATTGTCCGGAGTTCTCGCTGATCCAGTCTGTGTAGTTGGTGACGCGGGTGTAGACACCGGGGTAGCTCGGATCGGCGCAGCCGTATCCCCAACTCACAACCCCGGCCAGGGCATAGGTCCCGTTGTTGTTCACTGCCAGCGGCCCTCCGCTGTCACCCTGACAGGAGTCCTTCGTGGGTGGGGTGAGGTAGCCCGCGCACAACATGGTGGTGTTCAGGTATTCACTGCCCCAGGGATCTGGGTAGGAACCGCAGGATGCATCCGCCGGATTAGTCAGCACGTCCACTGTCGCTGCCTGCAGTTGCGCAGGGAAACTCGACCCGTTGGTGGCGGTATTACCCCAACCACTGACTAACGCCGAAGTGCTCGCAGCAGGCCAACCCGCCCCCAGTACCGCCGGGTCCGGGACCGCAATCGCCTGCTTGGTGGTGCCATCCAGCGTCAACGGCGCGGCTAGTTCCAACAGTGCAATGTCGTTGTCCGTCGTGGCCGAGTTGTATCCGGAGTGCACCACAACTTGCGACACCTCGGACCGGGCGACGTTCGGAGAACCCAACGTGGTGATACCTGCACCAACCTCCACCGACGCAGGACTGACCGCTGCCCCAGTGTTGCCCACCACGCAATGAGCAGCGGTAATGATCCAATCCACGCTCATGATCGAACCACCACAAAACTGTGCGTTGTAATCGTCGTTCGGCACGCTCGCGTGCAACAACGCCACCTGCCACGGCGCCTGATCAACCGTGATCGGTTGCCCATTAATGATCTTAGTCGAGACACGTTTGTATGGGTCGTCGGCGGCTTGAGCCGATACGCCCAGCGAGCCCAGTAGTAATCCGGCAACCACACCGACAGCCACTGCTAAACGTCGCGTGACGGCGGAGCCGCGCTGGTGACTCGAGGGGTAACGGGCGTACACATTTCGAGCATGGGCATTCGGTCCCGATTCAGCCACTCAAAAGTCGTGAAATTGAGCAAGTCTTGAGGTTCCGCCACCCACATGGCCGCAGGAGTATCGCAACGACCAGATGCCCTAGGCTCTACCAGTTAGTTAGACGCCACCCAGGGCACGGCAGCACACGTGCTCGGTCACTGGGGCGCGGAGCTAGTTACTGGGACGAGGCATCCACCTGTCATGATCGTGCGGCACCTTGGGAAACGTCTGTTCATCCCAACGCTGCTTGGCGATTTCGATCACGTCCCGATCGGAGGCGACGAAGTTCCACCAGATGAATCGCTCCCCCACCGGATCACCGGCTAACATCATGGCCTGCCCAGTTCCGGTCAACTCGACTTCTTCACCAGGTGTCAGTACCGCGAGCTGGCCTTCCGCTAGGGCCCGACCCGCAACCGCAAGATCACCGGCCAGGCTGATGATGCCGCGCTCGCGATGCTCGGCAGGAATCTGCAACAGTCCGTCTGCCAAAGTCAGGTCCGCCTCCAGCAACTGTGACGACCCCTTGATTGGTGAGCCCATCCCCCAACCAGTACCTGCTAGCACCCGCACCGTGGCACCTCGCTGTGATTCGGAGGGGATGTCACTTCCGCCGGTATGTTCAAAGAAAGCCGCGGAGGACTCGGCGTCTTCAGGTAGCGCTACCCAGGTTTGCAGCCCAGCGAGATCAGAGGCACCGGACCGATCCGGCTCCGGTGACCGTTCGGTATGACAGACCCCGGATCCGGCGGTCATCCAGTTCACTTCACCGGGATTGACCTGTTGCACTGCCCCGGTGGAATCACGGTGCACCAGCGAACCAGCGGTGAGGTAAGTGAGTGTCGACAGGCCGATGTGGGGGTGCGCAGC
Protein-coding sequences here:
- a CDS encoding TIGR04338 family metallohydrolase, translated to MSVDPHRSAVYAAEDHLRGLLSRGGTIDFHGSLLDVPIERRFGDIAGVQRYLAAVREHQWGHPDVPAPQVKASRATTRATWTEPDTIAIPQRQDWAMRESVALHEYAHHVQFHRTGTTRHDREFCQLLLDLIDNAMGPTTALLLRAGLTDGGVFAQPRR
- a CDS encoding excalibur calcium-binding domain-containing protein; its protein translation is MDRYDRMLRYVRKPNGADLGSKLIKKGLANARYDSTDGYDWHRKQAKYHRLDKRTDHICGKAADNNSGSGGSGSGGNLDSGGAFVNCDAARAAGAAPVYRGDPGYGTHLDRDGDGIGCE
- a CDS encoding trypsin-like serine protease — its product is MAESGPNAHARNVYARYPSSHQRGSAVTRRLAVAVGVVAGLLLGSLGVSAQAADDPYKRVSTKIINGQPITVDQAPWQVALLHASVPNDDYNAQFCGGSIMSVDWIITAAHCVVGNTGAAVSPASVEVGAGITTLGSPNVARSEVSQVVVHSGYNSATTDNDIALLELAAPLTLDGTTKQAIAVPDPAVLGAGWPAASTSALVSGWGNTATNGSSFPAQLQAATVDVLTNPADASCGSYPDPWGSEYLNTTMLCAGYLTPPTKDSCQGDSGGPLAVNNNGTYALAGVVSWGYGCADPSYPGVYTRVTNYTDWISENSGQSPAPTPTPTPTPTPTPTPQPVDPQPVVAPQPVAPPIAQLPGRVTRSKARAKRKRVIVKWRAPKDAGTSEIIGYDARMKEGKRWQRWTGAPAADLETRRLGQYRLVYRGLKPGTRYRVKVRAINLEGTGNVARIKFRTRH
- a CDS encoding pirin family protein, coding for MEPQAIEMMIDPRERPIGDATVRRVLPFRKRRMIGPFIYADIMGPEHLDPGIGADIAAHPHIGLSTLTYLTAGSLVHRDSTGAVQQVNPGEVNWMTAGSGVCHTERSPEPDRSGASDLAGLQTWVALPEDAESSAAFFEHTGGSDIPSESQRGATVRVLAGTGWGMGSPIKGSSQLLEADLTLADGLLQIPAEHRERGIISLAGDLAVAGRALAEGQLAVLTPGEEVELTGTGQAMMLAGDPVGERFIWWNFVASDRDVIEIAKQRWDEQTFPKVPHDHDRWMPRPSN